One segment of Streptomyces sp. TG1A-8 DNA contains the following:
- a CDS encoding ABC transporter permease has product MTCEPAAEPAWRSHGTNRRSTRTVRVRVSVALTGVIVVAVLLVPPLVQLDQQAVDLGAKLLPPSWSHPFGTDDLGRDLLLRCVYGLRVSLLVGVAAALTATVIGTAVGATAGALGGWVDRGVMRVVDTVASVPHLLLGIFIVAMFRPGLWPVVVSVALTHWLSTARIVRAEVLSLRSCPYIDAAVSGGASRWRVAVRHLLPAVLPQAALAAVLMVPHAMWHESALSFLGLGLPTHMASLGNLIQDARGSLLAGQWWPTLFPGLFIIVPTLAIAGLAGAWRERINPRRRSELML; this is encoded by the coding sequence GTGACATGTGAACCTGCGGCCGAGCCCGCCTGGCGGTCGCACGGCACGAACCGCCGCTCCACCAGGACCGTGCGGGTGCGCGTCTCGGTGGCCCTGACCGGCGTCATCGTCGTCGCCGTCCTCCTCGTCCCGCCGCTGGTGCAACTCGACCAGCAAGCCGTCGATCTGGGCGCGAAGTTGCTGCCCCCCAGCTGGTCGCACCCCTTCGGCACCGACGACCTCGGACGGGACCTGCTGCTGCGCTGCGTCTACGGCCTGAGAGTCTCCCTGCTCGTGGGCGTCGCAGCCGCCCTGACGGCCACCGTGATCGGCACGGCCGTCGGGGCGACCGCCGGAGCACTGGGCGGCTGGGTCGACCGGGGCGTCATGCGGGTGGTCGACACGGTCGCCTCCGTGCCGCACCTGCTGCTGGGCATCTTCATCGTGGCCATGTTCCGGCCCGGGCTCTGGCCGGTGGTGGTCTCGGTCGCGCTCACCCACTGGCTGTCCACCGCCCGGATCGTGCGCGCCGAGGTGCTGTCGCTGCGCTCGTGCCCCTACATCGACGCCGCCGTCTCCGGGGGCGCGTCCCGGTGGCGGGTGGCGGTACGGCATCTGCTGCCCGCGGTGCTGCCGCAGGCGGCGCTGGCCGCCGTGCTGATGGTGCCGCACGCCATGTGGCACGAATCCGCCCTGTCCTTCCTCGGGCTCGGTCTGCCCACCCACATGGCCAGCCTCGGCAACCTCATCCAGGACGCCAGGGGATCTCTGCTCGCAGGGCAGTGGTGGCCGACCCTCTTCCCGGGGCTGTTCATCATCGTCCCCACGCTCGCCATCGCCGGTCTCGCCGGAGCCTGGCGGGAGCGGATCAACCCGCGCCGCCGATCGGAGCTGATGCTGTGA